A genomic stretch from Solanum stenotomum isolate F172 chromosome 8, ASM1918654v1, whole genome shotgun sequence includes:
- the LOC125872405 gene encoding TNF receptor-associated factor homolog 1a-like isoform X4: protein MASSASEEAGIGKSLEEVSKGQQRCQSSETLAEWRYCEQMENGTPSTSPPYWDSDDDDDGGPKPVELYQKCTWKIDKFSQINKRELRSDTFEVGSYKWYILIYPQGCDVSSHLSLFLCVANHDNLLPGWSHFAQFTIAVVNKDPKKSKYSDTLHRFWKKEHDWGWKKFMEVSKVVDGFLDSDTLIIKAQVQVIREKAERPFRSLDCQYRRELVRVYLTNVEQTCRRFVEERRGKLGKLIGDKAKWSSFCAFWLGIDQNSRRRMSREKSDRILKMVVKNFFIEKEVTSTLVMDSLYSGLKALVDQSNGQTGKGKHLDAVEQTVPIVYLEKDMFVLVDDVLLLLERAVLEPLPPKDEKGPQNRTKDAASGEDTNRDPIQRDERRLTELGRRTIEIFVLAHIFSKIEVAYKEAVALKRQEELIREEAAWLAEIEKKAKRASEKEKKSKKKQSKQKRNIRKAKDKERDEKPDVMVHDETEVDGPIGEGNEYMAEVPGQVLGKSDVLEEVSDISDSLDSIIHPDSEDRNASPVNWDTDSSEVHPSVEAGCSRLIGLSASQNVIAGRISPSMMDDSSSTCSTDSIVSVVINGTHRGFPLIQKKQNLPSRGRNERSRSTCKAADWASETLGQTSDVVSDDGQISDTSVSCGATGSECQATALPSCEQQATNKKVAVLQQRNLVDDRERSSILKPSVQSPPRSPQKSTVSDVQSKENLKISVTSDPILVKSSFSDSPKLTDKSGPVVVSAETSVMLKADPHKAVELKGLSLDKCLPSRDR, encoded by the exons ATGGCTTCAAGCGCAAGTGAGGAGGCAGGAATAGGGAAGTCTCTGGAGGAAGTGTCAAAGGGGCAGCAGCGGTGCCAATCTAGTGAAACATTGGCGGAATGGAGGTACTGTGAGCAGATGGAGAATGGAACTCCGTCAACATCACCTCCATACTGGGACAGTGATGACGACGATGATGGTG GACCTAAACCGGTTGAGCTATATCAAAAATGTACCTGGAAGATTGATAAGTTTTCACAAATTAACAAGAGAGAACTTCGGAGTGATACTTTTGAGGTTGGCAGCTACAAATG GTATATTTTGATTTATCCTCAGGGATGTGATGTCAGCAGTCATCTCTCTTTGTTTCTTTGTGTGGCTAATCATGACAATCTTCTTCCGG GCTGGAGTCATTTTGCACAATTTACTATAGCTGTGGTTAACAAAGATCCGAAGAAGTCCAAGTATTCGG ATACATTGCATCGTTTCTGGAAGAAAGAACATGACTGGGGATGGAAAAAATTTATGGAGGTTTCCAAAGTTGTAGATGGATTTCTTGATTCTGATACCCTCATTATCAAAGCTCAAGTTCAAGTCATCAG GGAGAAAGCAGAGCGTCCTTTCCGTAGCCTTGATTGTCAATATCGGCGAGAACTTGTTAGGGTGTATTTAACGAATGTTGAGCAAACTTGCCGTCGTTTTGTGGAAGAGCGACGAGGAAAGCTTGGGAAACTAATAGGGGATAAAGCTAAATGGTCGAG TTTCTGTGCTTTTTGGCTGGGAATAGACCAAAATTCTAGACGCCGCATGTCCAGAGAGAAATCAGATCGGATTTTGAAAATGGTGGTCAAGAACTTCTTCATAGAAAAAGAGGTTACGTCTACTCTTGTGATGGATTCGTTGTACAGTGGGCTTAAAGCTCTGGTAGACCAGAGTAATGGACAGACAGGTAAAGGGAAACATTTAGATGCAGTGGAACAAACAGTTCCTATTGTTTACCTGGAGAAAGACATGTTTGTCTTGGTGGATGATGTCTTGCTTTTGCTTGAGAGGGCTGTTTTGGAGCCGTTGCCTCCGAAGGATGAGAAAGGTCCTCAGAACCGTACAAAG gATGCCGCTTCTGGGGAGGACACGAACAGAGATCCCATTCAGCGTGATGAGAGGCGCTTAACTGAACTAGGTCGGCGAACTATTGAAATATTTGTCCTTGCGCATATTTTCAG TAAAATAGAGGTTGCATATAAGGAAGCTGTTGCATTAAAGAGGCAAGAGGAACTCATCCGTGAAGAGGCTGCTTGGCTGGCTGAAATTGAGAAGAAAGCTAAACGAGCATCTGAGAAGGAAAAGAAGTCAAAGAAAAAACAG TCTAAACAGAAGCGGAATATCCGGAAAGCAAAGGATAAGGAGAGAGATGAAAAACCTGATGTTATGGTGCATGATGAGACTGAAGTTGATGGTCCCATTGGTGAAGGAAATGAGTACATGGCTGAGGTGCCAGGACAAGTACTTGGTAAATCAGATGTACTGGAAGAGGTTTCTGATATTTCTGATTCTCTAGACTCCATAATTCATCCTGATTCAGAAGACAGAAATGCAAGTCCTGTCAACTGGGATACTGATAGCTCAGAGGTGCATCCATCTGTGGAAGCTGGTTGCAGCAGGTTAATTGGCCTTTCAGCTTCGCAGAATGTGATAGCAGGAAGGATAAGTCCTTCCATGATGGATGATAGTTCATCAACGTGTTCCACTGACTCAATTGTTTCAGTAGTTATTAATGGAACCCACAGAGGTTTTCCTTTGATCCAGAAAAAACAGAACTTACCTAGCAG AGGGAGAAATGAACGAAGCAGGTCAACTTGTAAGGCAGCTGATTGGGCTAGTGAAACACTTGGTCAGACGTCGGATGTTGTTTCAGATGATGGTCAGATAAGTGATACATCTGTAAGCTGTGGGGCAACAGGATCTGAGTGTCAGGCTACTGCACTTCCTTCGTGCGAACAGCAAGCAACTAACAAG AAAGTAGCAGTTTTGCAGCAGAGAAATCTAGTTGATGATAGAGAGAGATCTTCCATATTGAAGCCCAGTGTCCAGTCTCCTCCTAGAAGCCCTCAAAAAAGTACAGTATCTGATGTTCAGTCAAAGGAAAATTTGAAAATCTCGGTCACTAGTGATCCTATCTTGGTCAAAAGTTCATTTTCAGATAGCCCTAAGCTGACTGATAAATCAGGTCCGGTGGTTGTCTCAGCTGAAACTTCCGTGATGTTGAAGGCTGATCCTCATAAAGCTGTAGAG CTGAAAGGTCTATCTCTAGACAAGTGCCTGCCCAGTCGAGACCGTTGA